A section of the Paramisgurnus dabryanus chromosome 4, PD_genome_1.1, whole genome shotgun sequence genome encodes:
- the pdlim3a gene encoding PDZ and LIM domain protein 3a yields the protein MPFNVVLKGPAPWGFRLIGGRDFSQPLTIVKISPGSQASRVNLSPGDILLAINGVSAENMMHCEAQNLIKDVTHQLTLTVERPETKLWSPNVTKDGQTNQYKVNLEAERHEHSPIGTGHNRKAAPFVAAGNIDDTRQVVSPTYNSPIGLYSSGNIQDALQGQLKGLIHSKPESPRKLSCIEESAVYQMLQRDEDQELHEPRQSGSFKALQTFINSEGTRPLVTRKVRAPTTKPSPAGNLHKLPMCDKCGNGIVGMVVKVQDKYCHPDCFVCTDCEENLKHKGYYFIDDKLYCETHAHARAKPPESPDL from the exons ATATCTCCAGGAAGTCAAGCCTCCAGAGTCAACCTGTCTCCTGGTGACATTCTCTTGGCAATAAATGGAGTTTCTGCAGAAAACATGATGCACTGTGAGGCTCAGAATCTTATAAAGGATGTGACTCATCAGCTTACTCTTACTGTTGAAAG ACCAGAGACAAAATTGTGGTCACCCAATGTCACAAAAGATGGCCAAACCAATCAGTATAAAGTCAACTTAGAGGCAGAGAGacat GAGCACAGTCCTATTGGAACGGGCCATAATCGTAAGGCGGCCCCTTTTGTGGCAGCAGGTAACATTGATGACACACGACAGGTGGTGAGCCCAACGTACAACTCCCCTATTGGCCTTTATTCTTCAGGCAATATCCAGGATGCCTTACAAGGACAACTCAAGGGCCTCATCCATAGCAAACCAGAGAG TCCCAGGAAACTTAGCTGTATAGAAGAGTCAGCTGTGTATCAGATGCTGCAAAGAGATGAAGATCAGGAGCTGCATGAACCGCGACAGTCTGGATCTTTTAAAGCATTACAGACTTTTATCAATAGTGAAG GTACACGCCCATTAGTGACACGCAAGGTCCGCGCCCCCACAACCAAACCTTCTCCCGCTGGGAACTTACACAAACTGCCCATGTGTGATAAGTGTGGTAATGGTATTGT TGGGATGGTTGTCAAGGTTCAGGATAAGTATTGTCACCCAGACTGTTTCGTGTGTACAGACTGCGAGGAAAACCTAAAACATAAAGGATACTACTTCATAGACGACAAGCTGTACTGTGAAACTCATGCCCATGCTCGGGCAAAACCTCCTGAGAGTCCTGACCTCTGA